The Sabethes cyaneus chromosome 3, idSabCyanKW18_F2, whole genome shotgun sequence DNA window gtagccatgataagtctagtaagcttacccggaaagccgttttcgtctaaaattttccatagctcttgtcggtttatgctatcatatgcggctttgaaatcgatgcaCAAGTGgtacgtggggactcggaattcgcggcacttctggaggatctgccgcagggtgaagatttggtctgttgtagaccgaccctccatgaagccggcctggtaacttcccacaaatctattgattattggcgatagtcgatgaaagaggacttgggacagcactttgtaggcggcattcaggatagtgatggctcggtagttctcacaatccagcttatcacctttcttgtagatagggcagataaccccgtctttccactcctctggaagtcgttccgtatcccaaatttcGACAATCAGTTGATACAGACAGcgggccaacttgtccgggcccattttaataagttccgctccaatgccatcctttcccgctgttttgttgatcttcagccgctggatggcttctttaacttcccttatcgatggggctggcacatcttcgtcgcttgctgcaccaatgtggtcacttcctccgctatcatggtcttccacctgcacgccattcaggtgttcatcgtagtgctgcttccacctttcgatcactgcacggtcgtcagtcaagatagctccatctttatctctgcacatttcggcccgcggcacgaaggctttgcgagatccgttgagtctttgatagaacttccgtgtgtcgtgaaagcggtacagctgttcgagttcttcgcactccttctcctcttggtggcgcttcttctccttgaagagtcgggtttgctgcctccgcttctgtttgtatcgctccacattctgacgggtggctctacgcagcatttgtacccgcgctgcgttcttctcagccaatctgctggcattcctcgtcaaaccattcgttacgtcgattcggtgccacactgcctaggacgttctccgctacgctgttaatggctgttttcacggcattccaacagtcctcaagaggggcttcatccagctcccccttttccggcagcgcggtttcgagagataacgcgtagtttccggcgacatccggttgcttcagtcgcgctagattatatcGTGGCGGgtgccggtatcgtatgttgttcacaacagatagtttttgacgtatccttaccatcactaggtagtgatccgaatcaatgttagcgcccggataggttctgacgtcgataatgtcttaaaagtgccgaccatctatcaggaGGCGATATACGCCAGACTAATAACGGCGGCTGGAAAGACTGGGCTACAAAACAAACAGTCGAAAAcacattgtgtctgggcctttacacAATCATGTAGTTTTGATGTACTGATACATTTGGCTATTAATCGACAATAGTTTCCGGCAATCTGTAGTTTCGAAAAGTGTCCGATATAAGGTTCAAAACACTCGCAGATGGCATGCTGAACCAATTCCACGAACTTGATATCCGGAATCCATATTGCTAGATTTTATATTGAAACTTAAAGGCCCATCCACAACCCTACAGATTGGCTCTCGAATAGCTCTGTTATATTTAGCTTCTGGTTATAATATTACAGAAATCTGTCAAGCCTAGAACTCTACTATACTTCAAACCTAGAAGCAAACCTCCTCATGAGCAATGTTGAAAATCATGCGGGGAAGGCCGTCTGCTTATGTTAATCCTCGCCGCGTCATGAAAAGACCCGATACGCGTACCTAACACATCAATCGATTAAATGTTACCGTCTCGTCAATTTGTTCGTGAAACCTTGCTTGTGCGTTATTCACCATTACCACAGTTGGTCTCTATAGACTGTAATCAAGAAATAGGTGTTGCGTAAGCACGTTGTATTCacgacatttttgcaagatccGGATTTGAAAATTTGGTTCGTGGTGGCGCGAGCTTCCATGAAACCCGCTACGAAACGTCATCTCGTGTGCTTGATCTCGCGAAATTTCGGCTTTACCGAAACCGAACAAATCTCAGCAAAATTTATTATAGTTTAATGGTGATTTACCATAAAATCTAAAGTAAGTTTCGCACGATTTCTTTAAATTTCGGTAAACACGTGAAAACTCGTTCAATCTTGCAAGCCAGCTGAACGTGCTTTTTGTAGAAGAGATAAACAACCCTTCCctgctagcacagttgttataaaccagttgtggtaaccgatttaaaactaatttcagtcataaataagtttctgccaCATAAGTGTGAAAAAAGAAGTAATTAATGAATTAAACAAATAAATGCTTTATTCGACAGGACCAGCCCTGCAGTCAATCGGGATGTCCCACAGCTTCTGTACTCCAGCAAAAGTTACGCCAGGATTGCCCAAATGCCGCTCAAAATAACACACCGATTGAACTCATCGCTGTTCAAAGCGATAATTCCAACCGTTCCTGTGGATCAGTAATGGTCGATGAATGCATCCTAGAATTGCTAGTGAACAGTTCCAACCCACCGATTAGCGTCCAATGCGAACTGTCAAATGAATACGACCGAACATTTTGGTACTACTTGATGATTCGGTTTTGTGCCACCACCATGCTGACTGCTACCGTCACCATTGTCGATCCGATGGCATTGACTATGATCGAACAACACGGAGGAGACTTCGGGCGTGAGAAGTTATTTTCAAGTCTTGGAATGGCGATCTTTACCCCGCTCACGGGCTTGCTAATCGATTATTTTTCTGACGGGGATAGAACTACAAATTATCAGCCCGCCTTTTACACCTATGACATTCTGATGGCCTTATCTTtaattgctgttttgtttttaccCATCGGCCAAAAGTTACCGTCGGAAAATATCATGAAACACCTATTCGAGATATTACAACACCCTCACGTATTAGTGTTCATCTTTTTCCTATTCTTCATGGGCAGTTTCTGGGGATTTATAGAAAGCTATATGTTTGTTATCATGAAAGAGATGGGTTCACCCAACTATTTACTTGGACTAACCTATACAGTTGGAACTGTCACCAGCGTACCTATGATGTACCTGACAAATCCCATCACCAGAAAGGTTGGACACGTAAATCTGCTGGTGATAGCTTTCTTCGCACATGCCACAAGAATTCTAGGATACTCCTTTATTCAGTAAGTGTAGTTTTATTTTCCTCtaatattttgaatattttaataaaatcatATATTTTTTGCAGTAATCCCTTCTGGTGTTTTCCAATCGAATTAAACGAAGCGATTTCTTGCTACTTTATGTGGGTGGTAGCCACCACATATTGTGCCGTTTTGGCACCCAACAGTCTGGTGGCAACGTTGATCGGTGTCGCCGGGATGGCCCACTTCTGTCTCGGGAAAGGAGTTGGATCTTTCGCCGGAGGTTTTCTGATAGCGCAATTCGGCACAAGGATGGCATTCCGTTATATGGGCTATTTTGCTGTTTGCTGTGGTCTTACCTACAAATTTTTGCATCTGGCATGGTTGAAAAAGTACGACAAGCACCAGGTAGCGGAGACTGAAGATCATGGAACTGTGGAGaagaaagtttgaataactgTCGGTTAGATTGTCGGTTTTGTAAATGAAACGAAACAATATTTAAATGAACCTCCTATGTAAAGGAAGGATATTAAATAACCATCAAAAACGACTCTAACCTCAATTGGCGAATGCATACTTTCCGCAAATTGCTTTGATTTATGTTTAATCAGATTGGTTTTACGAAAATATTTCACGATGAGCTTATTTACGTAGAATCAACACTTGTTAGTATTCAATGGGAAACTCAACAAACCGAAGAGAGTTCGCGGAGTAATAATTGTATTTTCAATGTGTCTGAATCTCATATATTCATGAATATGTTGAGGATGGCACTAAGCAAGGAAAATCTATAGAGTAatgcggggcataagtgcgatgtttgaagtcgtcatcaattttcatgagatataaagaagcagaacaataaaatatattttatgttgatgcaataactcaatatcttcacatacaactataaatcatccggggtaatagtgttatgcaaaacaaATTCGTTATTTTTCTGATTATTTCGAATCGCagttttaccccactagcggggcaaaagtgcgaagcttatCTGCGATAAGTTCGGTaagaaatattctcaatttgcacctttacTATTTACCACTGgcgtattgcagcctccgtcagatcgaaactttaccaaacgtttttttttattacaccAGCGGATAAACACTGTTTTTCTCCGACCAGCATCTGTAGTGcaaacagttttctgcagaacttccatttctagtatctgtaacatAGTgcttaaagctgtatataactaccaatgcatttttttgcctcgtccatgaatcgcacttttgccccgctaggtgcttgacggggtttgatcttatggaaaagcgaaatctATTTTtgaaattcttctcaccgcatttCTAAAACAGATAGGGTACGGGagagtattttcagcccattaagcgatggcatctatttattcggcctatggcctagctctagtggaagaacaggtgctttcgacgttctttgaataaaaagtaGTAGATTACTttcagtcttgagaaaatagttataacatattggCGATACCACCCAAGGGACTATTGTTAATAAGCTATTACATATTAACGTATCGTCGTTTTCATTTGTGTATAAGCAAATCTATGAACCTATTAATGTAACAAAAGTTTTGGATTACTGTATGTAATGGGGTTTTACCTTTCTTTCAAAGCTTGCTCCACTTTACCTACTCTTTCCTCACTGCCATTAGTATCACCCTGGCGTGGACTCATTGCGCTCCTCTGAActgtacttactttactttagtggtgacagtccgttaccgatcctgcgccgaacgaattatgatgctctagtactgtcggtcctgggctgccggtCTACAATCCCCACGAAGCTGATCAGCTAATGCAACGTGCATCGTGTTCAATAGCGCACACCCATCGGGTGctgggtctgcctcggagtctatgGCCTCTTCCTGGTGCTCTGCTGGAAATAGTtctggctactctttcgtcgggcattatGGTCACGTGCCTACCCCACCGCAGCCTACCaaattgtactaccttcactatatcagcatatttgtatagatggtacagctcgtgattcatgcatcTGCGCGCTGCGCCacgctccattttccattttgccaccaagtatggatcgcatcattttacgctcaaaaactccaaagactcgtcgatcagcttcctttagcgtccatgactCATATCCGTAAAGGTTCACCGGGAATATTAGTGTTCAGTAGAGCGCCTGTTTTgcacgaatttgcaaactatgaGACTTCAGctagctacgtaatccgtagaaagcccgattcgcaacTACAATTCAtcatttcacttcgcggcttacatccttgtcacatgtcacaagtgtaccaaggtatataactatctccactacttcatatcgtttcccatctaactccacctcggcaccaacaccacttgatctcccacgttccctgccagcaaccatgtacttcgttttggtggtgataatggtaagccccaatctcgccgcttcctttTCAAAGGGCCCGAAAACCTCTTCCACTGCTATACGGTTGATTCctatgatatcgacgtcatccgcaaagccaagaagcatgtgagatttcgtgttCATAGTTCCAttgctttccacgtttgctcttcgtattacaTCTTCCAAGGCGAtgttaactagtttcgtcggaaaaccaggTTCTAACATtacctgccacagctcattttatttgactgaatcgtacgccaccttaaagtccacaaacaaatgatgtgtctgcaagttgtactcccgaaacttatctagtaactgacgcagggtaaacatctgatctgtcgtggagcgaccctcacgaaaactaaCTTGGTAGtcacgaaggactccgctaacggtctcagtctatagAACAGAATACGGGAGATCACCTTAAAGGCAGAATTGGTCAATGTAATTCCTTGATAGTTTTTACGCTAGAGACGATacccctttttaaaaattgggcaaatcaggccatccaaccattcctccggcatttgtccttcctcccagatcctgacaatgatccggtggattgtttcgtacagccgctcgctccctgcttttagaagttcagccgggataccgtccttccctgcagccttaccgtttttcagctcactgatttcCTTCTTAATTTCCTTTTGTGTTGGTGTCTCCACAGTTTGGCCCTCgcttacaattcttatcctgtcctTACTGATCTCCACGTTTACCTCTCCGTTCAGCAGTGTTTGGAATCGCTCCTTCAACCTGGAGCTGCTGCCGTTTTGTCAGTGAACTGGTTGGTTTTGCAGAAACTCTGTGTGTCGTtactggcgtatcgctcctctgcgccggcaagcacgtgctcctcgtactcgcgttttttgacgatggcttcttttttccgcagctctggtCTCTCGGTACCTCTTCCTGTTTTGACGcattgccgcagtgagcatgcgactcctgggttggttcttttcatctgtcactctctggcattcgtcTTCAAACCAGTTGTTGCGCTGTCTtacacgcgtcgtgcctaccacctttctcgcagctgtttcgatggcaccatggatgttccaccacagcccatttatatcttctccttctacctgctgttctgcgattcgtcgATCTAGCTTCCTAgcgtactccactgccacgccatctgccgtcaaccgctgaatgttgaaacgcagcgtcctctcagtgcgagccttcgccgtgttcgacagccttgcgcgaatcttacactagacgagatagtggtcagagttgaTATTTGGTTCCCGACAAGACCTTACATCGATGACgttcgaaaagtgtcgaccgtcaatcaaaacataatcgatctgagagctagggTCTCCATTTAAATGCCTCCAGGTGTGATTctaaatattcaaacgtggaaagcagGTGCTACaaatggccattcctctggccgcggcaaaa harbors:
- the LOC128742926 gene encoding uncharacterized protein LOC128742926; translated protein: MKPPSEIAETPFAAPNVERNQKLDKSRVINPHLVLLKATLFLIFGAFSSLVPYLTVHMQSIGLTVGEIATVYLTLLFTTCLCPPISGYIVDRFGQYKPVLMVCLVLNIVAHHSLDLIPRRQPFELVTVRPRLVFLAADKGNIYLDQPCSQSGCPTASVLQQKLRQDCPNAAQNNTPIELIAVQSDNSNRSCGSVMVDECILELLVNSSNPPISVQCELSNEYDRTFWYYLMIRFCATTMLTATVTIVDPMALTMIEQHGGDFGREKLFSSLGMAIFTPLTGLLIDYFSDGDRTTNYQPAFYTYDILMALSLIAVLFLPIGQKLPSENIMKHLFEILQHPHVLVFIFFLFFMGSFWGFIESYMFVIMKEMGSPNYLLGLTYTVGTVTSVPMMYLTNPITRKVGHVNLLVIAFFAHATRILGYSFIHNPFWCFPIELNEAISCYFMWVVATTYCAVLAPNSLVATLIGVAGMAHFCLGKGVGSFAGGFLIAQFGTRMAFRYMGYFAVCCGLTYKFLHLAWLKKYDKHQVAETEDHGTVEKKV